A single region of the Thermoplasmata archaeon genome encodes:
- a CDS encoding winged helix-turn-helix transcriptional regulator, producing MDDVESLSVTVESESVEFVPDIAHLDEASKSLAAMLNKGHEGTVYFGVDDNGKIIGLEVDSGTIEGIRGFFTGIIAPFPVLDIDLRVNKSGNRYIVLSAKGNVVPYSCDGRYYIRRGNENVLAGADAIARLALSRGLDPLKDTPSAFQELTFNYLLGMLISYRIYPHQGGLFDSYNMLDMDGRFNLLGYLLSDQNVLPMQIIEFRGKDKGFIYKKLDYGGQSIIGSFTRILDAMNGYMCNGTDEDGNNVALFDFAAFQEAWVNACIHNAWWNMIPPSVFVFDDRIEVTSFGNIPYALSLEDFYTGDSFPVNQSLFEVFAELHFIGDGGHGVPLIVNSCGRDAFRFTGSNVIVTIPFRFKPPFVEYREARDRSRSDLDHLKQGILNYLERNPRAKLSEVSEASGISLSSVKKIVTSLKADGLLDNTGTNRNSQWVIR from the coding sequence ATGGATGATGTAGAATCCCTCAGTGTCACCGTTGAAAGCGAATCGGTAGAATTCGTTCCGGATATAGCTCATCTTGATGAAGCGTCCAAATCATTGGCCGCTATGCTGAACAAAGGGCATGAGGGGACCGTTTATTTCGGTGTCGATGACAACGGAAAGATAATCGGTCTCGAGGTGGACAGCGGAACGATAGAGGGGATCAGGGGTTTCTTCACAGGTATCATCGCACCCTTTCCTGTATTGGACATAGATCTTCGTGTGAATAAGAGCGGGAACCGTTACATCGTTCTATCAGCAAAGGGTAATGTCGTGCCGTATTCTTGTGATGGACGCTATTACATCAGAAGAGGAAATGAAAACGTACTGGCAGGGGCAGATGCAATCGCCCGTCTGGCGCTATCAAGGGGTCTGGACCCTCTTAAGGATACGCCGTCGGCGTTCCAGGAACTGACCTTCAACTATCTGCTGGGGATGTTAATCTCATACCGTATATATCCTCATCAAGGCGGATTGTTCGACAGTTACAACATGCTTGATATGGACGGAAGGTTCAATCTTTTGGGATATCTACTGTCGGATCAGAACGTCCTTCCGATGCAGATAATAGAGTTCAGGGGCAAGGACAAGGGATTCATCTACAAGAAGCTGGATTACGGGGGGCAGAGCATAATCGGTTCCTTCACAAGAATATTGGATGCCATGAACGGATACATGTGCAACGGAACTGATGAAGATGGTAACAATGTGGCCCTTTTCGATTTCGCAGCATTCCAGGAGGCTTGGGTAAACGCATGTATCCATAATGCTTGGTGGAATATGATTCCTCCTTCGGTGTTTGTCTTCGATGACAGGATAGAGGTCACCTCCTTCGGCAACATCCCTTATGCGCTGTCCTTGGAGGATTTCTACACAGGTGATTCATTCCCGGTCAACCAGTCCCTTTTCGAAGTATTCGCGGAACTTCATTTCATCGGAGACGGGGGTCACGGGGTTCCGCTGATCGTCAACAGTTGCGGCAGAGATGCATTCCGTTTCACCGGCAGCAATGTCATCGTTACGATCCCGTTCCGTTTCAAACCGCCTTTCGTTGAATACAGGGAGGCAAGGGACAGGAGCAGAAGCGATCTGGACCATCTGAAGCAGGGTATCCTCAATTATCTGGAGAGGAACCCTCGTGCAAAGTTGAGCGAGGTCTCTGAAGCATCCGGTATCTCGCTATCTTCGGTGAAGAAGATCGTTACCTCATTGAAGGCAGACGGACTGCTGGACAACACCGGTACGAACAGGAACAGTCAATGGGTAATCCGTTGA